CTCAGAGTTATCGGCAAGATGAAGCGAGAGTAGAGACCTTTAAAAAAACCTTGGAGCCGCCCTGTTAGCACTGGAAACCCTGCTAGCACAGGGCAACGTGATTCATTATTTGTGCCAGGATGAAACCCGAGTTGGTCTGAAAACCCAGACCGGTAAAGTCATCACGGCCAAAGGGGTGAAGCCCACAGTGAAGGTGCAATGGGGGCGAGAGAATTTCTGGATTTACGGAGCGATTGCCCCGTTGACGGGAGACCACTTCCTCCACGAGTATCCCGCACTCAACCGGGCATGTTTTCAGGACTTTTTAGATTGGTTATCCAAGCAATTAGGAGACGATTGGGCGATTTTGCAGATGGATCAGGCATCGGCTCACATGACGTCTGCACTCCAATGGCCAGAGAACATCATTCCTTTAGCGCAACCCGCTCACAGTCCTGAACTCAACCCTATAGAGAGACTTTGGCAGTTGCTGAAGCAGTCGCTCAACAATCAGATCTTTCCATCCCTGCAAGCTTTACGGGAGCGAGTTCAAGAACTATTGGATCAACTAACACTGGAGCAGGTTGCATCAGTTTCTGCCTACGACTTTATCCTGGAAGCACTGTTCTATGCCGCCTCACATTGAACTGGTAT
This sequence is a window from Leptolyngbya sp. CCY15150. Protein-coding genes within it:
- a CDS encoding IS630 family transposase yields the protein MIHYLCQDETRVGLKTQTGKVITAKGVKPTVKVQWGRENFWIYGAIAPLTGDHFLHEYPALNRACFQDFLDWLSKQLGDDWAILQMDQASAHMTSALQWPENIIPLAQPAHSPELNPIERLWQLLKQSLNNQIFPSLQALRERVQELLDQLTLEQVASVSAYDFILEALFYAASH